A genome region from Ralstonia solanacearum K60 includes the following:
- a CDS encoding lactonase family protein, producing the protein MALALAATLSIGLSACGGGGDDTAATTTAPPPSNSVTPTPSPAPSPTPSPTPSPTPAPAPAPTYSVGGTVAGLGTGLSVKLLDNGGDAVTVTANGNFQFPTALASGAKYAATVGTRPSGQQCTIANGSGTVGSANVTNIAVTCSARPLFAYAANSNDNTVSAYTLDPTTGAPTLIGTPISVGHGPLSLIADKAGKFVYVVDGNDNSVTTLAINSETGLLTVSGSPAATGAQPFNIARTPASTFAYTTNFGDNTLSGFSINATTGVLTSIGTIAAGTNPYTIAINKTGTFAYVVNAANGTGTPSAMVFSINGATGALTAVGSPVATGNAPFYIALHPAGTFAYVANSQDNTVQVYAINTTTGVLTAVGSPVATGQGPIPIAVHPSGLFAYVGNVFDNTVSIFAINTSTGALTLKSTLATGNDPLAITLNDAGSIAYIVNGVDHDVVAYKVDSSTGALTSVATAQTGLLPRAFAIVAVP; encoded by the coding sequence ATGGCGCTGGCGTTAGCGGCCACGCTGTCGATCGGGCTGTCTGCCTGCGGCGGCGGTGGCGACGACACGGCCGCCACCACCACGGCGCCGCCGCCGAGCAACTCCGTAACACCCACGCCGTCACCGGCGCCTTCACCGACGCCTTCACCGACGCCGTCGCCAACACCCGCGCCTGCCCCTGCGCCGACCTATTCGGTGGGCGGCACGGTAGCCGGCCTGGGCACAGGGCTGTCGGTGAAGCTGCTGGACAACGGCGGCGACGCTGTCACCGTCACCGCCAATGGCAACTTCCAGTTCCCCACGGCGCTGGCGAGCGGCGCGAAATACGCGGCCACCGTGGGCACGCGCCCGTCCGGGCAGCAGTGCACGATCGCCAACGGCAGCGGCACGGTGGGCTCGGCCAACGTCACCAACATCGCCGTGACCTGCTCGGCGCGGCCGCTGTTCGCCTATGCGGCCAACTCGAACGACAACACGGTGTCGGCCTACACACTGGACCCGACCACCGGCGCGCCGACCCTGATCGGCACGCCCATCTCGGTGGGCCACGGGCCGCTGTCGCTGATCGCGGACAAGGCCGGCAAGTTCGTCTACGTGGTCGACGGCAACGACAACAGCGTCACCACACTGGCGATCAACTCGGAGACCGGCCTGCTGACCGTCTCGGGCTCACCGGCCGCGACGGGCGCGCAGCCCTTCAACATCGCGCGCACGCCGGCCAGCACGTTCGCGTACACCACCAACTTCGGCGACAACACGCTGTCAGGCTTCTCGATCAATGCGACGACCGGCGTGCTCACCTCGATCGGCACCATCGCGGCAGGCACCAATCCGTACACCATCGCCATCAACAAGACGGGCACCTTCGCCTACGTGGTGAACGCGGCCAACGGAACAGGCACGCCATCGGCCATGGTCTTCTCGATCAACGGCGCCACCGGCGCGCTCACGGCGGTGGGCAGCCCGGTCGCCACCGGCAATGCGCCGTTCTACATCGCGCTGCATCCGGCCGGCACGTTCGCCTACGTGGCCAACTCGCAGGACAACACCGTGCAGGTGTACGCCATCAACACGACCACCGGCGTGCTGACCGCCGTGGGCTCGCCGGTGGCCACCGGGCAGGGGCCGATCCCGATCGCCGTCCATCCGTCCGGCCTGTTCGCGTACGTGGGCAACGTGTTCGACAACACGGTCAGCATCTTCGCCATCAACACGAGCACCGGCGCGCTGACGCTCAAGAGCACGCTCGCCACCGGCAACGATCCGCTGGCGATCACGCTCAACGACGCCGGCAGCATCGCCTACATCGTCAACGGCGTGGACCATGACGTGGTCGCCTACAAGGTGGACAGCAGCACCGGCGCGCTGACCTCCGTCGCCACCGCGCAGACTGGGCTGCTGCCACGCGCGTTCGCCATCGTCGCGGTGCCATAA
- a CDS encoding helix-turn-helix domain-containing protein, translating into MTEPRFKSDASAAVHSAASGLHRAGLIGKKTMREYDTLCVEAAPDFDARAIARIRKSVNVSQSVFAAYLNTTTSTVRQWEQGDKKPSGMAARLLQLVQKHGLAVFS; encoded by the coding sequence ATGACTGAGCCCCGCTTTAAGAGCGATGCCTCTGCGGCCGTCCATAGTGCCGCTTCCGGCTTGCATCGCGCAGGCCTCATCGGCAAGAAGACCATGCGCGAATACGACACGCTCTGCGTCGAAGCCGCGCCGGATTTCGATGCGCGGGCCATCGCCCGCATCCGGAAGTCGGTCAACGTCAGCCAGAGCGTGTTTGCCGCCTATCTCAACACGACCACGTCAACGGTTCGGCAGTGGGAGCAGGGGGACAAGAAGCCGAGCGGCATGGCGGCACGCTTGCTTCAGCTTGTGCAAAAGCACGGGCTGGCGGTGTTCTCGTAA
- a CDS encoding glutathione S-transferase family protein, whose product MKLIGMLDSPYVRRTAISLKLLGLPFEHAPVSVFRHFDAFSAVNPVVKAPTLVCDDGTVLMDSTLILDYAEALAGRSLMPAALPARLQALRIVGLALAACEKSVQLVYEFNQRPAEKTHAPWVERVQGQLRAAVGALEAALHDVPAPVDPRALAQPDLTTAVAWGFIQLTVPDRVAAADYPRLAAFAAAAERLDVFRETLIE is encoded by the coding sequence ATGAAACTGATCGGCATGCTCGATTCGCCCTATGTGCGCCGCACCGCCATTTCGCTCAAGCTGCTCGGGCTGCCGTTCGAGCATGCGCCGGTGTCGGTGTTCCGCCATTTCGATGCGTTCAGCGCCGTCAACCCGGTGGTGAAGGCGCCCACGCTGGTGTGCGACGACGGCACGGTGCTGATGGACTCGACGCTGATCCTCGACTACGCTGAGGCGCTGGCCGGCCGCAGCCTGATGCCGGCCGCGCTGCCGGCGCGCCTGCAGGCCTTGCGCATCGTCGGCCTGGCGCTGGCGGCCTGCGAGAAGTCGGTCCAGCTCGTCTACGAATTCAACCAGCGTCCCGCCGAGAAAACGCACGCCCCGTGGGTCGAGCGGGTACAGGGCCAACTGCGCGCCGCCGTCGGGGCGCTGGAGGCCGCACTGCACGACGTGCCTGCGCCGGTCGACCCGCGCGCCCTGGCCCAGCCGGACCTGACCACCGCCGTGGCGTGGGGCTTCATCCAGCTGACCGTGCCCGACCGCGTGGCGGCGGCGGACTATCCGCGCCTGGCGGCCTTCGCCGCGGCGGCGGAGCGGCTGGATGTTTTTCGCGAGACGCTGATCGAGTAA